In Doryrhamphus excisus isolate RoL2022-K1 chromosome 7, RoL_Dexc_1.0, whole genome shotgun sequence, one genomic interval encodes:
- the cpsf6 gene encoding cleavage and polyadenylation specificity factor subunit 6 isoform X1: MADGVDHIDIYADVEEEFNQEAEYPVHEQIDLYDDVISPSANNGDAPEDRDYLDSLPSQGGTEGGKAAPPNVVYTYSGKRIALYIGNLTWWTTDEDLTEAIRSIGITDVLEIKFFENRANGQSKGFALVCVGSDGSSRKLMDLLSKRELHGQNPIVTPCNKQSLSQFEMQSRKSNQSGQMSGEGKAGPPGTGRSGFPMGSRGRGRFPGPPGPGGDRFPGSVGPGGPPPHFHGSGMRPDLIRHQDGHLDMNFNPGSWRDRGGMQGPPRPPPGPPGPPGPPPGQGLPLPLGPPNRGDRPPPPVLFPGQFGQPPLGPLPPGPPPPGYGPPPGPPPPQQGPPPPGPFPPRPPGPIGPPLALAPPPHMGGPPPGGPPPAPHVNPAFFPPPGSNNMPPNDRGPPGPNDPYGRPPPYERGDYGPGGRDMDASRTPLSEAEFEEIMNRNRAISSSAISRAVSDASAADYGSAIETLVTAISLIKQSKVSADDRCKVLISSLQDCLHGIESKSYGSASRRERSRERDHSRSREKSRRHKSRSRDRHEDYYRERSRERDRHRERDRDRDREREREREYRHR, encoded by the exons ATGGCGGACGGTGTAGATCACATCGATATCTACGCCGACGTAGAGGAGGAGTTCAATCAG GAAGCCGAGTACCCCGTTCACGAGCAGATCGACTTGTATGATGACGTCATATCCCCCTCCGCCAATAATGGTGATGCTCCAGAGGACCGCGACTATTTGGACTCGCTGCCATCGCAGGGTGGCACAGAGGGGGGCAAGGCCGCCCCGCCTAATGTAGTGTACACATACTCGGGGAAGAGGATCGCCCTGTATATTGGAAACCTCACTTGG TGGACGACTGATGAGGACTTAACAGAAGCAATACGCTCAATCGGCATCACGGATGTGTTGGAAATCAAGTTCTTTGAAAATCGGGCTAATGGCCAGTCCAAAGG CTTTGCTCTGGTGTGCGTGGGCTCCGATGGATCATCCAGAAAACTAATGGACCTTCTGTCCAAGAGGGAGCTCCACGGTCAGAATCCTATTGTCACACCATGCAACAAACAGTCTCTCAGCCAGTTTGAGATGCAGTCACGCAAAA GTAACCAGTCAGGCCAGATGTCAGGCGAAGGTAAAGCTGGTCCCCCCGGCACCGGCCGTAGTGGTTTTCCAATGGGCAGTCGAGGTAGAGGCAGGTTCCCTGGACCACCTGGCCCCGGAGGAGACCGCTTCCCAGGTTCTGTTGGCCCTGGAGGACCACCACCACACTTCCATG GCTCAGGGATGAGACCTGATCTGATTAGGCACCAAGATGGCCACCTGGATATGAATTTCAATCCCGGGAGCTGGCGTGACAGAG gtggcaTGCAGGGGCCCCCGCGTCCTCCTCCTGGTCCCCCTGGCCCTCCAGGACCACCTCCAGGCCAGGGCCTCCCGCTTCCCCTCGGTCCTCCAAATCGAGGCGACAGGCCACCTCCCCCTGTTCTCTTCCCAGGTCAGTTTGGCCAGCCGCCCTTAGGACCTCTACCCCCGGGTCCCCCTCCTCCAGGCTACGGTCCACCACCTGGACCGCCCCCGCCCCAGCAAGGCCCACCACCGCCTGGACCCTTCCCTCCACGCCCACCGGGCCCGATTGGGCCGCCCTTGGCTTTGGCGCCACCTCCTCACATGGGAGGTCCTCCACCCGGTGGGCCGCCACCGGCGCCCCATGTCAATCCTGCGTTCTTCCCCCCGCCCGGGAGCAACAACATGCCCCCCAATGACAGGGGACCCCCAGGACCAAATGACCCATACGGACGCCCACCGCCGTATGAGAGAGGAGACTACGGGCCCGGAGGACG GGACATGGATGCGTCACGGACCCCTCTGAGTGAGGCTGAGTTCGAGGAGATCATGAACAGAAACAGAGCCATCTCCTCCAGTGCCATATCCAGAGCCGTGTCTGACGCCAGCGCAG CCGACTACGGCAGCGCCATCGAGACGTTGGTGACGGCCATCAGTCTGATCAAGCAGTCCAAAGTATCCGCCGATGACCGCTGCAAAGTCCTGATAAGTTCTCTTCAGGACTGTCTCCACGGCATTGAGTCCAAAAGCTACGGCTCCGCCTCCAG GCGAGAGCGCTCCAGGGAACGCGATCACAGTCGCTCCAGGGAAAAGAGCAGGCGCCACAAGTCTCGCAGTCGCGATCGGCACGAAGACTACTACCGGGAACGTAGCCGGGAGAGGGACCGCCATCGCGAGAGGGACCGTGACCGAGACCGTGAAAGAGAGCGGGAGAGGGAGTATCGACACCGCTAA
- the cpsf6 gene encoding cleavage and polyadenylation specificity factor subunit 6 isoform X2: MADGVDHIDIYADVEEEFNQEAEYPVHEQIDLYDDVISPSANNGDAPEDRDYLDSLPSQGGTEGGKAAPPNVVYTYSGKRIALYIGNLTWWTTDEDLTEAIRSIGITDVLEIKFFENRANGQSKGFALVCVGSDGSSRKLMDLLSKRELHGQNPIVTPCNKQSLSQFEMQSRKSNQSGQMSGEGKAGPPGTGRSGFPMGSRGRGRFPGPPGPGGDRFPGSVGPGGPPPHFHGGMQGPPRPPPGPPGPPGPPPGQGLPLPLGPPNRGDRPPPPVLFPGQFGQPPLGPLPPGPPPPGYGPPPGPPPPQQGPPPPGPFPPRPPGPIGPPLALAPPPHMGGPPPGGPPPAPHVNPAFFPPPGSNNMPPNDRGPPGPNDPYGRPPPYERGDYGPGGRDMDASRTPLSEAEFEEIMNRNRAISSSAISRAVSDASAADYGSAIETLVTAISLIKQSKVSADDRCKVLISSLQDCLHGIESKSYGSASRRERSRERDHSRSREKSRRHKSRSRDRHEDYYRERSRERDRHRERDRDRDREREREREYRHR; this comes from the exons ATGGCGGACGGTGTAGATCACATCGATATCTACGCCGACGTAGAGGAGGAGTTCAATCAG GAAGCCGAGTACCCCGTTCACGAGCAGATCGACTTGTATGATGACGTCATATCCCCCTCCGCCAATAATGGTGATGCTCCAGAGGACCGCGACTATTTGGACTCGCTGCCATCGCAGGGTGGCACAGAGGGGGGCAAGGCCGCCCCGCCTAATGTAGTGTACACATACTCGGGGAAGAGGATCGCCCTGTATATTGGAAACCTCACTTGG TGGACGACTGATGAGGACTTAACAGAAGCAATACGCTCAATCGGCATCACGGATGTGTTGGAAATCAAGTTCTTTGAAAATCGGGCTAATGGCCAGTCCAAAGG CTTTGCTCTGGTGTGCGTGGGCTCCGATGGATCATCCAGAAAACTAATGGACCTTCTGTCCAAGAGGGAGCTCCACGGTCAGAATCCTATTGTCACACCATGCAACAAACAGTCTCTCAGCCAGTTTGAGATGCAGTCACGCAAAA GTAACCAGTCAGGCCAGATGTCAGGCGAAGGTAAAGCTGGTCCCCCCGGCACCGGCCGTAGTGGTTTTCCAATGGGCAGTCGAGGTAGAGGCAGGTTCCCTGGACCACCTGGCCCCGGAGGAGACCGCTTCCCAGGTTCTGTTGGCCCTGGAGGACCACCACCACACTTCCATG gtggcaTGCAGGGGCCCCCGCGTCCTCCTCCTGGTCCCCCTGGCCCTCCAGGACCACCTCCAGGCCAGGGCCTCCCGCTTCCCCTCGGTCCTCCAAATCGAGGCGACAGGCCACCTCCCCCTGTTCTCTTCCCAGGTCAGTTTGGCCAGCCGCCCTTAGGACCTCTACCCCCGGGTCCCCCTCCTCCAGGCTACGGTCCACCACCTGGACCGCCCCCGCCCCAGCAAGGCCCACCACCGCCTGGACCCTTCCCTCCACGCCCACCGGGCCCGATTGGGCCGCCCTTGGCTTTGGCGCCACCTCCTCACATGGGAGGTCCTCCACCCGGTGGGCCGCCACCGGCGCCCCATGTCAATCCTGCGTTCTTCCCCCCGCCCGGGAGCAACAACATGCCCCCCAATGACAGGGGACCCCCAGGACCAAATGACCCATACGGACGCCCACCGCCGTATGAGAGAGGAGACTACGGGCCCGGAGGACG GGACATGGATGCGTCACGGACCCCTCTGAGTGAGGCTGAGTTCGAGGAGATCATGAACAGAAACAGAGCCATCTCCTCCAGTGCCATATCCAGAGCCGTGTCTGACGCCAGCGCAG CCGACTACGGCAGCGCCATCGAGACGTTGGTGACGGCCATCAGTCTGATCAAGCAGTCCAAAGTATCCGCCGATGACCGCTGCAAAGTCCTGATAAGTTCTCTTCAGGACTGTCTCCACGGCATTGAGTCCAAAAGCTACGGCTCCGCCTCCAG GCGAGAGCGCTCCAGGGAACGCGATCACAGTCGCTCCAGGGAAAAGAGCAGGCGCCACAAGTCTCGCAGTCGCGATCGGCACGAAGACTACTACCGGGAACGTAGCCGGGAGAGGGACCGCCATCGCGAGAGGGACCGTGACCGAGACCGTGAAAGAGAGCGGGAGAGGGAGTATCGACACCGCTAA
- the yeats4 gene encoding YEATS domain-containing protein 4: MFKKMTEFGPDSGGRVKGVTIVKPIVFGNVARYFGKKREEDGHTHQWSVYVKPYRNEDMSAYVKKIQFKLHESYGNPLRVVTKPPYEITETGWGEFEIIIKIFFIDPNERPVTLYHLLKLFQSDSSAMPKKTVVSEFYDEMIFQDPTAMMQQLLTTTRQLTLGAYKHETEFGELEQKTKEKMEVAKKRTSQEITDLKDKLKASRENINHLKMEIRKLEEDGEHKDH; this comes from the exons ATGTTCAAAAAGATGACTGAATTTGGTCCAGATTCCGGAGGTCGCGTTaag GGAGTTACTATTGTGAAGCCTATCGTGTTTGGGAATGTCGCCCGCTACTTCGGGAAGAAGCGAGAAGAAGATGGACACACTCATCAGTGGTCTGTGTACGTGAAGCCGTACAGAAATGAG GATATGTCAGCTTATGTGAAAAAGATCCAGTTCAAGCTACATGAGAGCTACGGCAACCCACTTAGAG TGGTGACCAAGCCCCCTTATGAGATCACAGAGACCGGCTGGGGGGAGTTTGAGATCATCATCAAGATCTTCTTCATTGACCCAAACGAGAGACCT GTGACGCTTTACCATCTGCTGAAGCTGTTCCAGTCTGATTCCAGCGCAATGCCGAAGAAGACGGTTGTGTCCGAGTTCTATGATGAAATG ATCTTCCAGGATCCCACAGCCATGATGCAGCAGCTCCTGACCACGACGAGACAACTCACACTGGGAGCCTACAAACATGAGACCGAGT TCGGCGAACTGGAGCAGAAGACAAAGGAGAAAATGGAGGTGGCCAAGAAGAGGACCAGCCAGGAGATCACTGATCTGAAAGACAAGCTGAAAGCCAGCAGGGAGAACATCAACCACCTCAAGATGGAGATTAGGAAACTGGAGGAAGATGGAGAACACAAGGACCACTGA
- the dcp1b gene encoding mRNA-decapping enzyme 1B isoform X1 has product MTATYADSGGALAARGLDISLAALQRQDPYINNIVDVASQVALYTYNNRANEWEKTEVEGTLFIYTRLASPKHGFTIMNRLSMENLTEPITKDLDFQLQDPFLLYRNARLVIHGIWFYDKADCQRIAQRMTTLTQHEQAVAQSQGGWLSPGRGAAGSSSSSTAAAAAAGGSMGVVRGEEGKVVDIIQMLTKAHTEYDKEKSEPKEIGGSSVLHGKPNLIKPIPVKPNTQDGDGGESRSLSLAMLFGSQHQHSSKHDSALPGDGKVDRPPVARTLTYEGGAGQKVQGDASPHQQRQPCPAIQKLMQGQRGPAGGVLQTLSESPENRLCDNGVLLDQHHHHHHHHHPHHHHQQLDPIKRLFQYQPPPHPDPCCPAPSQLNPHPCSQPIMAASAVCPHRPHIPAVLPPHELLHKLQLVQQEQNVTSVEPSRLGPTLAPRFQGAAVSAAGQQAPSSQRNAVGPTLLLSPSVFSQVKSDGALPSVSQGSASSRVLSRSQLQATLLHLIQTDSSFLDTIYEAYVSQCCRP; this is encoded by the exons ATGACAGCGACTTATGCCGACAGTGGCGGCGCTCTGGCGGCCAGGGGACTGGATATAAGCTTGGCTGCTTTACAGCGTCAGGATCCGTACATTAATAACATCGTGGACGTGGCGAGCCAAGTGGCTTTGTATACGTACAACAACAGAGCCAATGAGTGG GAAAAGACAGAGGTGGAAGGCACACTTTTCATCTACACAAG actGGCGTCTCCCAAGCATGGCTTCACCATCATGAACAGACTCAGCATGGAGAACCTGACTGAGCCCATCACTAAAGATTTGGACTTCCAGCTCCAGGACCCCTTCCTGCTCTATCGCAATGCACGCT TGGTTATCCACGGCATTTGGTTCTACGACAAGGCGGACTGCCAACGCATCGCCCAGAGGATGACAAC tctgaCCCAACACGAGCAGGCGGTGGCCCAGTCTCAGGGCGGCTGGTTGTCCCCAGGAAGAGGCGCAGCagggtcatcatcatcatcaacagcaGCAGCCGCAGCAGCAGGAGGCAGCATGGGCGTCGTCCGAGGTGAAGAAGGGAAGGTAGTGGACATCATCCAGATGTTGACCAAAGCGCACACCGAGTATGACAAG gaaaagtcgGAGCCAAAGGAGATCGGTGGCAGCAGTGTTCTTCACGGGAAGCCCAACCTCATCAAACCCATACCTGTCAAGCCCAACACTCAG GACGGAGATGGCGGCGAGAGCAGGTCCCTGTCTCTGGCCATGTTGTTTGGATCTCAGCATCAGCACTCCTCCAAACACGACTCCGCCCTTCCTGGGGATGGAAAAGTGGATCGGCCTCCTGTGGCTCGCACCCTCACCTATGAAGGCGGAGCGGGGCAAAAAGTTCAGGGAGATGCTTCACCGCATCAGCAGCGGCAACCGTGTCCAGCCATCCAGAAGCTCATGCAGGGGCAGAGAGGTCCGGCAGGGGGGGTTCTCCAGACACTGTCCGAGTCTCCGGAGAACAGGCTGTGTGACAATGGTGTCCTGCTGgaccaacaccaccaccaccaccatcatcatcatccgcaCCACCATCACCAGCAACTAGACCCAATCAAGAGACTTTTCCAGTACCAGCCCCCGCCTCATCCTGATCCTTGCTGCCCAGCCCCCTCACAGCTCAACCCCCACCCCTGCAGTCAGCCCATAATGGCCGCCTCGGCAGTGTGTCCTCACCGGCCCCACATTCCCGCCGTGCTGCCTCCTCACGAGCTCCTCCACAAGCTCCAGCTGGTCCAGCAGGAGCAGAACGTGACCTCCGTGGAACCGTCACGCCTCGGACCCACTCTGGCCCCCCGATTCCAGGGTGCAGCAGTGTCAGCAGCAGGTCAACAG GCACCTTCCTCGCAGAGGAACGCCGTTGGCCCGACCTTGCTCCTCTCCCCCAGCGTCTTTTCTCAGGTGAAATCAGACGGTGCCCTACCGTCCGTGTCTCaaggctccgcctcctccagaGTCCTGTCCAGAAGCCAACTCCAAGCCACCTTGCTGCACCTTATCCAG ACAGACAGCTCCTTCCTGGACACCATCTACGAAGCGTACGTCAGCCAGTGTTGCCGCCCATGA
- the dcp1b gene encoding mRNA-decapping enzyme 1B isoform X2, producing MNRLSMENLTEPITKDLDFQLQDPFLLYRNARLVIHGIWFYDKADCQRIAQRMTTLTQHEQAVAQSQGGWLSPGRGAAGSSSSSTAAAAAAGGSMGVVRGEEGKVVDIIQMLTKAHTEYDKEKSEPKEIGGSSVLHGKPNLIKPIPVKPNTQDGDGGESRSLSLAMLFGSQHQHSSKHDSALPGDGKVDRPPVARTLTYEGGAGQKVQGDASPHQQRQPCPAIQKLMQGQRGPAGGVLQTLSESPENRLCDNGVLLDQHHHHHHHHHPHHHHQQLDPIKRLFQYQPPPHPDPCCPAPSQLNPHPCSQPIMAASAVCPHRPHIPAVLPPHELLHKLQLVQQEQNVTSVEPSRLGPTLAPRFQGAAVSAAGQQAPSSQRNAVGPTLLLSPSVFSQVKSDGALPSVSQGSASSRVLSRSQLQATLLHLIQTDSSFLDTIYEAYVSQCCRP from the exons ATGAACAGACTCAGCATGGAGAACCTGACTGAGCCCATCACTAAAGATTTGGACTTCCAGCTCCAGGACCCCTTCCTGCTCTATCGCAATGCACGCT TGGTTATCCACGGCATTTGGTTCTACGACAAGGCGGACTGCCAACGCATCGCCCAGAGGATGACAAC tctgaCCCAACACGAGCAGGCGGTGGCCCAGTCTCAGGGCGGCTGGTTGTCCCCAGGAAGAGGCGCAGCagggtcatcatcatcatcaacagcaGCAGCCGCAGCAGCAGGAGGCAGCATGGGCGTCGTCCGAGGTGAAGAAGGGAAGGTAGTGGACATCATCCAGATGTTGACCAAAGCGCACACCGAGTATGACAAG gaaaagtcgGAGCCAAAGGAGATCGGTGGCAGCAGTGTTCTTCACGGGAAGCCCAACCTCATCAAACCCATACCTGTCAAGCCCAACACTCAG GACGGAGATGGCGGCGAGAGCAGGTCCCTGTCTCTGGCCATGTTGTTTGGATCTCAGCATCAGCACTCCTCCAAACACGACTCCGCCCTTCCTGGGGATGGAAAAGTGGATCGGCCTCCTGTGGCTCGCACCCTCACCTATGAAGGCGGAGCGGGGCAAAAAGTTCAGGGAGATGCTTCACCGCATCAGCAGCGGCAACCGTGTCCAGCCATCCAGAAGCTCATGCAGGGGCAGAGAGGTCCGGCAGGGGGGGTTCTCCAGACACTGTCCGAGTCTCCGGAGAACAGGCTGTGTGACAATGGTGTCCTGCTGgaccaacaccaccaccaccaccatcatcatcatccgcaCCACCATCACCAGCAACTAGACCCAATCAAGAGACTTTTCCAGTACCAGCCCCCGCCTCATCCTGATCCTTGCTGCCCAGCCCCCTCACAGCTCAACCCCCACCCCTGCAGTCAGCCCATAATGGCCGCCTCGGCAGTGTGTCCTCACCGGCCCCACATTCCCGCCGTGCTGCCTCCTCACGAGCTCCTCCACAAGCTCCAGCTGGTCCAGCAGGAGCAGAACGTGACCTCCGTGGAACCGTCACGCCTCGGACCCACTCTGGCCCCCCGATTCCAGGGTGCAGCAGTGTCAGCAGCAGGTCAACAG GCACCTTCCTCGCAGAGGAACGCCGTTGGCCCGACCTTGCTCCTCTCCCCCAGCGTCTTTTCTCAGGTGAAATCAGACGGTGCCCTACCGTCCGTGTCTCaaggctccgcctcctccagaGTCCTGTCCAGAAGCCAACTCCAAGCCACCTTGCTGCACCTTATCCAG ACAGACAGCTCCTTCCTGGACACCATCTACGAAGCGTACGTCAGCCAGTGTTGCCGCCCATGA